The Amycolatopsis jiangsuensis nucleotide sequence CGATGATCTTGCATGAACTGCAAAATTGCAGACTGTGAAGCAGGACACGCCGAGGTGCGGCCGGAGCCCACTGGCAGACTCACCGCCCGTGAGCGGAACGGTGCTGATACTCGGCGGACGCAGTGAAATCGGGCTGGCAGTGGCGATCAGGCTGGCCCACGAATCGGCACGGCAGGACAACGGCGGTGAAACAAAGACGCGGCGAGCCGCAGCACCGCTCGGCGACGGTCCGGCGTCCAGTGGTGCGGATGGCGGGGTGGTCGGCGCCGGGGACGGTGACCGTGGCCAGGGCAGCGGGGGTGGCGGGCTGGCCGGCGGCGCGGGTGGTGACCGTGGGCCGAGCGGTGCGGCTGGTGGGTCAGGCAGTGGCGCTGGTGGCGAGCTCGTCGGCGACCGTGGTCAGCGTGGCGCAGACGGCGGGCGATACGGCGGCGCGGGTGGTGACCGTGGGCAAGCCGTCGACGGTGGCGGGCGGGGCAGCGGACCGCGCGGCGATGGTGGTCAAGCCCGTGACGTGCGGGCGAGTGGTGCGAAGACGTTCGTGCTGGCTGCGCGGCCTGGGGCGGACCTGGCCGGGCCGGTTGCGCGGTTGCGGGAGGCCGGTGCGGGAGCCGTCGTGACCGAGGACTTCGACGCCGACGACCTCGCCGCGCATCGTCGGTTGCTCGATCGTGTCGTGGCTGCGCACGGGCCGCTCGAGGTGGTGGTGCTGGCTTTCGGCATCCTCGGTGACCAGGCGCGCGCCGAGGCCGATGCCGCGCACGCCGCCGCGATCGTGCACACCGACTACGTGGCCCAGGTTTCCGTGCTCACTCACACGGCGGAACTGCTGCGCACACAGGGTTCGGGCAGCGTGGTGGTGTTCTCCTCGGTCGCCGGGGTGCGGGTGCGGCGTGCGAACTACGTGTACGGCTCCGCGAAGGCCGGGCTCGACGGCTTCGCCTCCGGTCTCGCGGACGCGCTGCACGGCACCGGGGCGCACCTGCTCCTCGTCCGGCCCGGGTTCGTGATCGGCCGGATGACCGAGGGCATGACGCCCGCGCCGTTCTCCAGCACCCCCGATCAGGTCGCGGACGCGACGGTGGCTGCTCTCCGCCGCCGTCGCGGGGTCGTCTGGGTGCCGGCCGTGTTGCGCCCGGTGTTCGCCGCGCTGCGCTTCGTGCCGCGCGCGATCTGGCGCCGGATGCCGCGGTAGCCGCCCGTGCCCGCGGGAGCACCTGCTGTCGCGAACGCTCGGCCGAATGGGCACCATCACACCTTCACGACAGGTTTCTCAGGGTTTTCCCAGCCAACGCGGTGATCCTCGAAAGAGGGAACCGAAAATCCGGCGGGAAGCAAGGGGAAACGGTCGTGCTGCTCACCTCCCGTGGTCGCCGCGTGAGCGGACGGGTCGTGCTGGGTGTGGTGTCGACGGTGGTACTCGGGGTGACCGGGTACGCGTGGGCGCAGCTGCACCGGCTCGACGCGGGCCTGGCCACGGCGGACGTCATCCCGCCGTCCGCGCAGCTGCCCGAGGCACCGACCGGCGAACCGCTGCCGGTCGCCCAGAACATCTTGCTGGCCGGCCTCGACTCACGCACTGACCCCCATGGTCGGCCGCTGCCACAGCACGTGCTCGATGCCCTGCACGCGGGCAGCGGAGACGACGGCGGGGACACCACCGACACCATGATCGTGGTGCACGTGCCGGCGGGCGGGGCCGCGGCGACGGCTATCTCGATACCACGGGATTCCTATGTGGACATCCCGGGGTACGGCAAGCACAAGATCAACTCCGCGTACAGCCGGGCCCGCGCGGAGGCTCGCGGGCAGCTGCAGGCGAGTGGGCTGAGCGGACCGCAGCTGGAGGTGGCCGCGGACGCCGAGGGCGCGAAGTCCGCGATCGGCGCCGTGGAGAAGCTCACCGGGCTGAGCATCAACCACTACGCCGCGGTCAATCTCGCTGGTTTCGCCGCGCTGAGCCAGGCCGTCGGCGGCGTGCAGGTGTGTCTGCAGGAGCCGGTGCACGACGCGTACTCCGGTGCGTATTTCCCGGCGGGGGAGCAGACGCTCACCGGTGCGCAGGCGCTGGCGTTCGTGCGTCAGCGGCACGGGCTGCCGAACGGCGACCTCGACCGCATCGCGCGGCAGCAGGCGTTCCTGGCCGGGATGGCGAAGAACGTGCTCGACACCGGCACGTTCACCGACCCCGGGCGGCTTTCCGGGCTGATCGGCGCGGTGCAGGGGTCGCTCGTGCTGGACGACGGCTGGGACCTGCTGAGTTTCGCCCGGCAGCTGCAGGGGCTCGGTTCGGGGTCGATCGCGTTCGCGACCATTCCGGTGCAGAGCCTGTCGCTGGCCACCCCGGCCGACGGCGACGCTGTGCAGGTGGACCCGGCCCGGGTGCGGGAGTTCGTGCAGGAACGGCTCAGCTCGCCGGGCGCGTCCGCCTCGGGAAAGACCGGCAGCCCGGCCCGTGGCGGCGTGCGGCCGATCGCGGTGACGAAAACGCCGGTCGCGGCCCTGTCCGGCACGCCCGGTTCGGGAACCTCCGGGTCCGGCACACCTGGATCCGGAACCCCACAGCAGCCGGTGGCCTCGGGTGCCACCGGCTGTGTGCACTGACCGGCCCGCCGGAAGAAGCGGTCCGCTCCGGTCAGGAGGTGCCGAGCCGGTGCAGCACGGCAGCCGCCAGCGCGGTCCGCTCCAGCATCCCGGTCACGCTGATGTGCTCGTGCCGGGCGTGTGCGCCGTCGCCGATCGCGCCGAAGCCGTCGAGCACCGGATACCCCAGTGCGGCCACGAAATTGCCGTCGCTCGCCCCGCCGACGGAGGTTTCCCGCAGCGTGACGCCGAGTTCGGCGGCGAGGTCCCTGGCGAGTCCGTACAGCTCGATGATGGCCTCGGAACGCTCCATCACCGGCCGGTTCCAGCCGCCTTCCACCCGCACCGTGGAGCGCGGGTCGTGCGCGGTGAGCGAGGCGAGCCCGGCATCGATGCGGTCGGCCTCGTCCGCGCTGGACACGCGCACGTCGATCTCGCCGGAGGCGGCGCCGGCGATCACGTTCTGCCTGCTGCCACCGGAAATCACGCCGACGTTGACGGTCGTGCCCGCGTCGCGGTCGGACAAGGCGTGCAGGGCCAGGATCGCCCGCGCGAGTTCGTCGATCGCGCTGGCGCCTTTGGCCGGGTCCAGACCGGCATGCGCCTCGACGCCGGTGGTGTGGACCTGAAACAGGCCGACGCCCTTGCGCGCGGTCTTCACCGCGCCGTCCGCACTCGCTTCGAACACCAGCGTGGCCCGGGTGCCGGCGGCGGCTTCTTCGATCACCGGTCGGGAGGCCGGGCTGCCCAGCTCCTCGTCGCCGTTGAGGACCAGCCGTACCGCCGGACGGGGGAGCCCGGCCGCATCGAGCGCCCGCAGTGCCCACACCGCGTGCACGAGGCCGGACTTCATGTCGAAGATGCCCGGCCCGGTGGCACGGTCACCGTCCACAGTGAACGGCCAGCCGGCGAGCGTGCCCAGCGGCCACACCGTGTCGTAGTGGCAGAGCAGGAGGATGGGCTGCTCGCCGCTGCCGGGGTGGTCGTAGACCTTGATGTCGCCGTGCGGGCCGCCGTCGACGTGCCGGGTGTTCGCGGGCTCTCCCAGCCGATCCCGCAGCCAACCGTCCAGCCAGGACAGTCCGTGGTCGAGGCTTTCCTTGTCGTCGCTGGGAGTCTCGATCCCCACGTACGTGGCGAGGTCGGCCAGCAGCTCGTCGCGATGGTCCTGCACCCACTCGTGCAGCTCGCGGATCCCGGTCACAGTCCACGCTCCAGTTCCGCCAGGTGGCTCTCGGACATCGTCACGGCACCGGTCTCGACTTCGTGCAGCCGCTGCAGCATCGCGCGCAGCAACGGAACCGCCACGCCGCGGCTTTCGGCCTCGGCCAGCACCGGCGCGTAGTGGTGGTGCACTTCGACCGGGCGGTGGCGTACCGCGATGTCCCGCCAGATGCCGCTGCGGTCCTTGGGCTGGGTGCGCAACCAGGCCACCAGCCGGTCGGTCGCCTCCTCGCGACCGGCCGCATCCGGCAGGTACGCGGTCGGGTCGAACTGGTCGAACGGCTCGAGGATCCGTTCGCCTGCGGTCGCGAAGACTTCCGCGGCCAGCGCGTACATCACCCCGCGGTGCCGGTCGATCAGGTCGGCCATCGGCGCGTCGGCCAGCGCGGTGGCGGTGAGCATGGCACCGAACCCCAGCTTCGCCCACAGGTAGCCCTCGACGTTGGCGGTCGCCTTCGCCGGGCCCCAGGCCTGAAGATCGGCGACGACCTGTTCGACCCGGTCGCTGATCCGGCCGGCGGGTTCGCCGACCACAAGAGCGCCCAGCCCGCCGTCTCGCACGACCCCCGGTTCCACCACGTCCGCGAAGAGGTTCACGAACGCGCCGACAGTACGGTTCTCGCCGACGAACGACGCGATCAGCCGCTCGTTCAGGCCGTTCTGCAGGGAAACCACGAACCCGTCCTGCGCCAGCCGGGATTCGAGCCAGGGCAGGACGTCCTCGGTCGCCTGTGCCTTCACCGCGAGCAGGACGCGTCCCAGCTCAGGTGGTGCTTCGCCGGGGAGGAACGCGGGCAGTTCCACGCTTTCCTCGCCCTCGGGGCCGCGCAGGGTCATACCCCGGTCGGTGATCGCGGCGACATGGGCGGCATCGGTGTCGACAATGGACACCGGATGGCCGGCGCGCGCGAGGTGGAAGGCGATCGTCCCGCCGATCGCGCCCCCGCCGACCACGGTGTAGGGGCGGCGGGCTTCAGACTCGGGCATCCGTTTCCTTTCCTTGCTGCACGGAGGTTTCACCGGACCAGTGCAGTGGCAGTCCGGCCGCGCCCGCGGTGGAACCGCCGTCCACGCGCAGGATGGCGCCGGTGATCCAGCCTGCTTCCGGACCGGCGAGCCAGAACACCGCGTCGGCGATCTCCCGCGGCTCACCGCGGCGCCCCAACGGGTTCACCGAAACCGCCGCGGCGTAATCCTCGGTGACCGGGTTCGCGGAACTGTCCACTGTGACGAAACCGGGACTGACCGCGTTCACCCGGATCCCGTGTGCGCCCAGCTCGACCGCACAGGCCTTGGTGACCATTTCCAGCGCGGCCTTCGACGTGGCGTAGTGCGAGGCGCCGGGACGAGCCCGGGTGGCCGCGCCCGAGGAGACGTTGACCACCGCGCCGGTACTCCTGGCCCGCACGTGGGACCGTCCGAACGCGACAGTGGTCAGCATCGCCGCCCGTACGTTCACGTCCTGCACCTGATCCCAGACGGCTGCGGTCATCTCCAGCAACGGAGTCGCCGGGTAGATACCGGCGGCGTTCACGAGCACGTCCACCGCTCCCGCGCGCGGGACCAGCTCCTCGGCGAACTCCGCGTCGGCAAGGTTCCCGGGCAGCTCGGTGACCTCGGCGCCGTGCCGGTCGCGGAGTTCACCGGCCACAGTGGACAGCTCGGCCGAACGGAGGTCGGAGAGCACCAGGTGATCGCCGGCCGCGGCGAACCGTGCCGCGATGGCCGCGCCGATGCCGCCGCCGGCGCCGGTGACGAGCACTGTGCGCACTACAGTTCCTTCCCTTTGGTCTCGGGCATGGTGAGGTAGACCGCGACCCCGATGACTGCGGCCACCGCCACGTACACCCACACGAGATCGCCGAGATCGTTGGCGTTGAGCCACGTCGTGACGTAGGGCGCGGTGCCGCCGAAGATCGCCACGGCCAGTGCGTACGGCAGCCCGATCCCCGTCGTGCGCACCTCGGCCGGGAACTGCTCGGCCATGATCACCGCGCAGTTGGCCGAGTAGCCCACGATCAGCACGAGCCCGATCAGCTCGATCACGAAGACGCTCCAGAACCCGTTCGCCAGGAAGTGGAAGGCGGGCCAGGCGAACACCACGAAACCCGCCGCGAACGCGGTCATCGTCGCCTTGCGGCCGATCCGGTCGGACAGCAGCCCGCCGAAGGGGAGCAGCACGATGAACACGACCATGGCCAGGGTGTTGGCCAGCAACGCGGTCTTCAGCGGGATCCCGGTGGCGAGGTGGGCGTAGGTCGGCATGTAGGTGACCCACACGTAGTAGATCAGCGTGCCCGCGATGGTCACCCCGGCCACCCGCAACGCGGCACCCGGATAGTCGCGGATCATCGCGACCAGCGGGTTGCGCCGTGGCGCGGAGCCGAGCTTGCCGAACGCCTCGGTCTCGTGCACCGAACGGCGCAGCCAGAGCCCGACCAGCCCGAGCAGCCCGGCGACGGCGAAGGCCAGCCGCCAGCCCCAGCCGTGCAGATCGGGCTCCGAGAGCGTGCTGTTCAGGATGGTGCCGAGCAGCGCCGCGATCAGCGAGCCCAGGCCCACCGAAACCTGCTGCCACGAACCGGCGAACGCGCGCCGTCCCGGTGCCGCGGACTCGATCAGGAACGCCGAGGACGAGCCGAACTCACCACCGGCGGAGAAGCCCTGCACAAGCCGGGCCAGCAGCAGCACGATCGGCGCGGCCACCCCGATCTGCGCGTAGGTCGGGCACACCGCGATGACAATCGAGGCGGCGGCCATCAGCGAAATGGTGAGGGTCAAACCCTTCTTGCGGCCGTAGCGGTCGGAGTACGCGCCGAGCACCGCACCGCCGATCGGCCGCATCACGAAACCGACCGCGAACACGGCCAAAGTGGACAGCAGCGCGGTGGTCTGCCCACCGCTGGCGAAGAACTGGCTCGCGAAGATCGGTGCGAACGTGGCGTAGACGGCCCAGTCGACCCATTCCACCGTGTTGCCGACCGCGCCGGCGACGATCGCCTTGCGCTGCTGTGTGGTGAGCCGATGGGAGACTGCGGCGTCCGAAGTGGACGAAGCGGTGGTCATGGCTGCTCCGCGGAGGCGAGGACGTGGTCCACGACCTGGGCGTGGGTGGCGAACCACACGCCATCGTGGCCACTGATGTGGTCGAGCAGTTCGGTGAGCACGGCGATCCGCGACCGGTGCCCGATGATGTGCGGGTGCATGGTGAGCTGGAACAGCCCGCCCTCGGCGTAGGCCTGGTCGAACTCGTCCTGCCACA carries:
- a CDS encoding LCP family protein, which translates into the protein MLLTSRGRRVSGRVVLGVVSTVVLGVTGYAWAQLHRLDAGLATADVIPPSAQLPEAPTGEPLPVAQNILLAGLDSRTDPHGRPLPQHVLDALHAGSGDDGGDTTDTMIVVHVPAGGAAATAISIPRDSYVDIPGYGKHKINSAYSRARAEARGQLQASGLSGPQLEVAADAEGAKSAIGAVEKLTGLSINHYAAVNLAGFAALSQAVGGVQVCLQEPVHDAYSGAYFPAGEQTLTGAQALAFVRQRHGLPNGDLDRIARQQAFLAGMAKNVLDTGTFTDPGRLSGLIGAVQGSLVLDDGWDLLSFARQLQGLGSGSIAFATIPVQSLSLATPADGDAVQVDPARVREFVQERLSSPGASASGKTGSPARGGVRPIAVTKTPVAALSGTPGSGTSGSGTPGSGTPQQPVASGATGCVH
- a CDS encoding ketopantoate reductase family protein, whose product is MPESEARRPYTVVGGGAIGGTIAFHLARAGHPVSIVDTDAAHVAAITDRGMTLRGPEGEESVELPAFLPGEAPPELGRVLLAVKAQATEDVLPWLESRLAQDGFVVSLQNGLNERLIASFVGENRTVGAFVNLFADVVEPGVVRDGGLGALVVGEPAGRISDRVEQVVADLQAWGPAKATANVEGYLWAKLGFGAMLTATALADAPMADLIDRHRGVMYALAAEVFATAGERILEPFDQFDPTAYLPDAAGREEATDRLVAWLRTQPKDRSGIWRDIAVRHRPVEVHHHYAPVLAEAESRGVAVPLLRAMLQRLHEVETGAVTMSESHLAELERGL
- a CDS encoding SDR family NAD(P)-dependent oxidoreductase codes for the protein MRTVLVTGAGGGIGAAIAARFAAAGDHLVLSDLRSAELSTVAGELRDRHGAEVTELPGNLADAEFAEELVPRAGAVDVLVNAAGIYPATPLLEMTAAVWDQVQDVNVRAAMLTTVAFGRSHVRARSTGAVVNVSSGAATRARPGASHYATSKAALEMVTKACAVELGAHGIRVNAVSPGFVTVDSSANPVTEDYAAAVSVNPLGRRGEPREIADAVFWLAGPEAGWITGAILRVDGGSTAGAAGLPLHWSGETSVQQGKETDARV
- a CDS encoding MFS transporter produces the protein MTTASSTSDAAVSHRLTTQQRKAIVAGAVGNTVEWVDWAVYATFAPIFASQFFASGGQTTALLSTLAVFAVGFVMRPIGGAVLGAYSDRYGRKKGLTLTISLMAAASIVIAVCPTYAQIGVAAPIVLLLARLVQGFSAGGEFGSSSAFLIESAAPGRRAFAGSWQQVSVGLGSLIAALLGTILNSTLSEPDLHGWGWRLAFAVAGLLGLVGLWLRRSVHETEAFGKLGSAPRRNPLVAMIRDYPGAALRVAGVTIAGTLIYYVWVTYMPTYAHLATGIPLKTALLANTLAMVVFIVLLPFGGLLSDRIGRKATMTAFAAGFVVFAWPAFHFLANGFWSVFVIELIGLVLIVGYSANCAVIMAEQFPAEVRTTGIGLPYALAVAIFGGTAPYVTTWLNANDLGDLVWVYVAVAAVIGVAVYLTMPETKGKEL
- a CDS encoding M20 family metallopeptidase; amino-acid sequence: MTGIRELHEWVQDHRDELLADLATYVGIETPSDDKESLDHGLSWLDGWLRDRLGEPANTRHVDGGPHGDIKVYDHPGSGEQPILLLCHYDTVWPLGTLAGWPFTVDGDRATGPGIFDMKSGLVHAVWALRALDAAGLPRPAVRLVLNGDEELGSPASRPVIEEAAAGTRATLVFEASADGAVKTARKGVGLFQVHTTGVEAHAGLDPAKGASAIDELARAILALHALSDRDAGTTVNVGVISGGSRQNVIAGAASGEIDVRVSSADEADRIDAGLASLTAHDPRSTVRVEGGWNRPVMERSEAIIELYGLARDLAAELGVTLRETSVGGASDGNFVAALGYPVLDGFGAIGDGAHARHEHISVTGMLERTALAAAVLHRLGTS
- a CDS encoding SDR family NAD(P)-dependent oxidoreductase; translation: MRASGAKTFVLAARPGADLAGPVARLREAGAGAVVTEDFDADDLAAHRRLLDRVVAAHGPLEVVVLAFGILGDQARAEADAAHAAAIVHTDYVAQVSVLTHTAELLRTQGSGSVVVFSSVAGVRVRRANYVYGSAKAGLDGFASGLADALHGTGAHLLLVRPGFVIGRMTEGMTPAPFSSTPDQVADATVAALRRRRGVVWVPAVLRPVFAALRFVPRAIWRRMPR